In one window of Qipengyuania gaetbuli DNA:
- a CDS encoding 4a-hydroxytetrahydrobiopterin dehydratase has translation MAAVEQLTEEERTTWLRALPKWSLARDGAAIERKFEFADFAEAFSFMTRVAIMAEKRDHHPEWFNVYNRVEITLTTHDAGGLSLRDVNMAKKIDALV, from the coding sequence ATGGCCGCCGTCGAACAACTGACCGAGGAAGAGCGCACCACCTGGCTGCGTGCGTTGCCCAAGTGGTCGCTGGCTCGCGACGGCGCTGCGATCGAGCGCAAGTTCGAATTTGCTGACTTCGCTGAGGCGTTTTCCTTCATGACGCGCGTCGCCATCATGGCGGAAAAGCGCGATCACCATCCCGAATGGTTCAACGTCTACAACCGCGTCGAAATCACCCTGACCACGCATGACGCGGGCGGGCTGTCCCTGCGCGACGTTAACATGGCCAAGAAGATCGACGCGCTGGTCTAG
- a CDS encoding Gldg family protein: MPRLRANNLLAPLAALLLAACGADGGAADEAAAEGPRERLGLFTTLPIYWNEQQDIAAMLEPEAQEPSWVRAALEERHELVPLDTLEVGGISGLDTLLIAQPRALSAAENVALDDWVRGGGRALVLADPFLTQHSDFALGDPRRPFDVVLISPILARWGLALEFDDAQGEEERVVTVGDVAVPVRLAGRFVAAESGEDAECAIAGEGLLADCSVGEGRVLLLADAAILDTESDDENRRAAVESLLARLRKR, from the coding sequence ATGCCGCGCCTGCGGGCGAATAACCTCCTAGCTCCGCTTGCCGCCCTCCTGCTCGCCGCGTGCGGGGCGGATGGCGGCGCGGCGGACGAGGCTGCCGCCGAAGGACCGCGCGAGCGGCTGGGCCTGTTCACCACACTGCCGATCTACTGGAACGAGCAGCAGGACATTGCCGCCATGCTCGAACCTGAAGCGCAGGAGCCTTCCTGGGTTCGTGCCGCGCTGGAAGAACGTCACGAGCTGGTGCCGCTCGACACGCTGGAAGTCGGTGGCATCTCCGGCCTCGACACGCTTCTCATCGCACAGCCGCGCGCCTTGTCGGCCGCCGAGAACGTCGCGCTCGACGACTGGGTGCGCGGAGGGGGCAGGGCGCTGGTGCTGGCCGATCCCTTCCTGACCCAGCATTCCGATTTCGCGCTGGGCGATCCGCGCCGGCCCTTCGATGTCGTGCTGATCTCGCCCATCCTCGCACGCTGGGGCCTCGCGCTCGAATTCGACGATGCGCAGGGCGAGGAAGAGCGCGTCGTCACGGTCGGCGATGTGGCGGTGCCTGTCCGGCTGGCCGGTCGCTTTGTTGCGGCGGAAAGCGGTGAAGATGCCGAATGCGCCATCGCGGGCGAAGGCCTGCTGGCCGATTGCAGCGTGGGCGAGGGGCGCGTGCTGCTGCTGGCGGATGCCGCCATCCTCGACACCGAAAGCGACGACGAAAACCGCCGTGCCGCAGTCGAGTCGCTGCTGGCGCGACTCCGGAAGCGTTAG
- a CDS encoding PdaC/SigV domain-containing protein — translation MRRSLFLISLALSSAACSQSPAENAADEPAPAATADAAADAGAPAADTAKAVDFEDDDKEGEAVREFAYKWPSAVSATPALAKRLTAEREKALAEQKAEWAEALQTSPEGCISCVNRGYEVEWKVVADIPGWLSLSQDLYVFTGGAHGNYGRSSMVWNRATGEGVDGIALFKSPVTLENALGRKLCDALDRQRERKRGMKVDRAAGGIFDDCPGLDEASVFVGSSDGEHFDRIGIYFGPYVAGSYAEGAYELNFPVTASVLDAVKPEFAEAFRVAR, via the coding sequence GCGGACGAACCAGCTCCTGCCGCGACTGCGGACGCGGCGGCGGATGCCGGGGCTCCGGCCGCCGACACCGCGAAGGCGGTGGACTTCGAGGACGACGACAAGGAGGGCGAGGCGGTACGCGAGTTCGCCTATAAATGGCCGTCTGCGGTGTCTGCTACCCCTGCGCTCGCCAAGCGCCTGACTGCCGAGCGCGAGAAGGCGCTGGCCGAGCAGAAGGCGGAGTGGGCCGAAGCGCTGCAAACATCGCCCGAAGGCTGCATTTCCTGCGTCAACCGCGGTTACGAGGTTGAATGGAAGGTCGTCGCCGACATACCCGGCTGGCTCAGCCTGTCGCAGGACCTCTACGTTTTCACCGGCGGGGCGCACGGAAATTACGGCCGCAGCTCGATGGTGTGGAACCGCGCAACGGGCGAGGGAGTGGACGGCATCGCGCTGTTCAAGTCGCCCGTTACGCTGGAGAATGCGCTGGGCCGCAAGTTGTGCGACGCGCTCGACCGCCAGCGCGAGCGCAAGCGCGGCATGAAGGTGGACAGGGCAGCCGGGGGCATCTTCGACGATTGCCCGGGCCTCGACGAGGCGAGCGTCTTCGTCGGCTCTTCCGACGGTGAGCATTTCGACCGGATCGGCATCTATTTCGGCCCCTATGTCGCCGGATCCTATGCCGAGGGAGCCTACGAACTGAATTTCCCTGTCACAGCCTCTGTCCTCGACGCCGTGAAGCCCGAATTCGCCGAAGCGTTTCGCGTCGCGCGCTGA
- a CDS encoding heme exporter protein CcmB, protein MNGFATLLRRDLGLLLPGGRGGAGVLPLLFFLAVAMLYPFAVGPDAQLLGRTGGGVIWVAALLAAILPLEKLVSGDLEAGVFDQLALRGVSEEWAMASRLIAHWLAFAPLLLVATLPAAALLGLSGETTRTVLLGLLAGTPGLAAVGLAVAALTASLRGGAALAGLMVIPLAVPILIFGAGSLARPDPSGLLLTAAISLGLCALAPIAAGAAIRAARES, encoded by the coding sequence ATGAACGGTTTTGCGACCCTGCTGCGCCGCGATCTCGGCCTTCTCCTGCCCGGCGGACGCGGCGGCGCGGGCGTCTTGCCGCTGCTGTTCTTTCTTGCCGTCGCCATGCTCTACCCCTTCGCGGTCGGGCCCGATGCGCAATTGCTGGGCCGGACCGGGGGCGGCGTGATCTGGGTGGCGGCGCTGCTGGCGGCGATCCTGCCGCTCGAAAAGCTGGTATCGGGCGATCTGGAGGCTGGGGTGTTCGACCAGCTGGCCCTGCGCGGTGTGAGCGAGGAATGGGCCATGGCCTCGCGCCTCATCGCGCACTGGCTCGCCTTTGCGCCGCTGTTGCTGGTGGCGACCCTGCCCGCTGCCGCCCTGCTCGGACTGTCGGGCGAGACGACGCGAACGGTCCTTCTCGGACTGCTGGCAGGCACGCCGGGGCTTGCCGCCGTAGGTCTTGCCGTCGCGGCGCTGACTGCCAGCCTGCGAGGAGGCGCAGCCCTTGCCGGACTTATGGTGATCCCGCTCGCCGTGCCGATCCTGATTTTCGGAGCCGGCAGCCTTGCCCGCCCGGACCCCAGCGGCCTGCTGCTGACCGCGGCAATCAGCCTCGGCCTGTGCGCCCTCGCCCCGATTGCCGCAGGCGCGGCGATCCGGGCTGCACGGGAAAGCTGA
- a CDS encoding DNA-3-methyladenine glycosylase family protein, translating to MGLTNSQLREHLDAVAAQDKVVAGALERCGYPEERIRPTGYRTLLRTIVGQQVSVAAAASVWNKLEAELGEDMHAHELLARDFDTLRACGLSRQKQGYARSLCELVASGELEFDSLPEDDEEAIAELTRIKGIGRWSAEIYLLFAEGRQDIWPAGDLAVQEAVGRLLDLPARPGEKETRTLGDRWKPYRGAMAIFTWHTYNNAAL from the coding sequence GTGGGCCTGACCAATTCGCAATTGCGCGAGCATCTCGATGCCGTTGCCGCGCAGGACAAGGTGGTGGCCGGCGCGCTGGAGCGCTGCGGCTATCCCGAGGAACGCATCCGCCCGACCGGCTATCGCACCCTGCTGCGCACCATCGTCGGCCAGCAGGTCAGCGTGGCCGCTGCCGCCTCGGTCTGGAACAAGCTGGAGGCCGAACTGGGCGAGGACATGCACGCCCACGAACTGCTCGCCCGCGATTTCGACACGCTGCGCGCCTGCGGCCTCTCGCGCCAGAAACAGGGCTATGCCCGGTCCCTGTGCGAACTGGTGGCAAGCGGCGAGCTGGAGTTCGACAGCCTGCCGGAAGACGACGAGGAAGCCATCGCCGAGCTTACCCGCATCAAGGGGATCGGGCGCTGGTCGGCGGAAATCTACCTGCTGTTTGCCGAAGGGCGGCAGGATATCTGGCCGGCGGGCGACCTTGCCGTGCAGGAAGCGGTGGGGCGCCTGCTCGACCTGCCTGCCCGGCCTGGCGAGAAGGAAACCCGCACGCTGGGTGATCGGTGGAAGCCCTATCGCGGGGCGATGGCCATCTTCACCTGGCACACCTATAACAACGCGGCGCTGTGA
- a CDS encoding SDR family oxidoreductase: MSQRKAIFITGGGSGIGRAIALKFASEGWFVGLGDIDQRGMDETLQLIENGFTYTHKFDVRDRAAWDTALDGFSTAAGGRIDVLANNAGIPLGGALIENSTEEIERCLDINLKGVLFGAQAAYPHLKKTAPGSCLLNTASAAGIYGTPGASVYTATKFGVKGITESLDGEWADDGILVRSLCPSFIDTPLLEHAPNAQSNEAIRQRVKDAGLEITPVTDVAEAAWAAVHGDRLHTLVGKTARSLAFGARWMPGRVRKQTRSSLRPLGQ, encoded by the coding sequence ATGAGCCAGCGTAAGGCCATTTTCATCACCGGCGGCGGATCGGGTATCGGCCGCGCCATCGCGCTCAAATTTGCCTCGGAAGGCTGGTTCGTCGGCCTCGGCGATATCGACCAGCGCGGCATGGACGAGACGCTGCAGCTGATCGAAAACGGCTTCACCTACACGCACAAGTTCGACGTGCGCGACCGCGCGGCATGGGACACGGCGCTGGACGGCTTCTCCACCGCGGCAGGCGGGCGCATCGACGTGCTCGCCAACAATGCCGGCATCCCGCTGGGCGGTGCACTGATCGAGAACAGCACCGAGGAAATCGAGCGCTGTCTCGACATCAACCTCAAGGGCGTGCTGTTCGGTGCGCAGGCGGCCTACCCCCACCTCAAGAAGACCGCGCCGGGCTCCTGCCTGCTCAACACCGCGAGCGCTGCGGGCATTTACGGCACGCCCGGAGCGAGCGTCTACACAGCGACCAAGTTCGGCGTGAAGGGCATCACCGAAAGCCTCGACGGCGAATGGGCGGATGATGGCATCCTCGTGCGCTCGCTCTGCCCCAGTTTCATCGACACGCCGCTGCTGGAGCACGCGCCCAATGCGCAGAGCAACGAGGCGATCCGCCAGCGCGTGAAGGACGCGGGGCTGGAAATCACGCCGGTTACCGATGTCGCGGAAGCGGCCTGGGCCGCGGTGCATGGCGACCGGCTTCACACTCTGGTGGGCAAGACCGCACGCAGCCTCGCCTTCGGGGCGCGCTGGATGCCCGGTAGGGTGCGCAAGCAGACCCGCTCCAGCCTGAGGCCGCTCGGCCAGTAG
- a CDS encoding cysteine synthase A, which produces MTSIPIRERTLDLIGNTPLVRLEGPSAEAGCDIYGKCEFANPGASVKDRAALYIIRDAEARGELKPGGTVVEGTAGNTGIGIALVANALGYRTIIVMPDNQSKEKMQTLRALGAELVLVPPTKYADPNHFQHVSRRMADEIEGAIWAGQFDNTANRKAHIEGTAKEIWDQTGGRIDGFTCAAGTGGTIAGVGMGLKELDENVVIALTDPHGAALYNYYANGELKAEGSSVAEGIGQGRITGNLEGAPIDTQFRVSDEEGLKWVARLLREEGLCLGLSSGINVGGAVELGKRLVAEGRENPRVVTILCDTGFRYLSTLYNAEWLEAKGLPVFDWLEGTD; this is translated from the coding sequence ATGACTTCAATTCCCATTCGCGAGCGAACGCTCGACCTGATCGGCAACACGCCGCTCGTCCGCCTCGAAGGGCCGAGCGCGGAAGCCGGCTGCGACATCTACGGCAAGTGCGAATTCGCCAATCCCGGCGCCTCGGTTAAGGACCGCGCCGCGCTCTACATCATCCGCGATGCAGAAGCGCGGGGCGAACTGAAGCCCGGCGGCACCGTGGTCGAAGGCACGGCCGGCAACACCGGTATCGGCATTGCGCTGGTCGCCAATGCGCTGGGCTATCGCACGATCATCGTGATGCCCGACAACCAGTCGAAGGAAAAGATGCAGACCCTGCGCGCGCTCGGCGCGGAGCTGGTCCTCGTCCCGCCGACCAAATACGCCGACCCCAACCATTTCCAGCACGTCTCGCGCCGCATGGCGGACGAGATCGAGGGCGCCATCTGGGCGGGCCAGTTCGACAATACCGCCAACCGCAAGGCGCATATCGAAGGCACGGCGAAGGAAATCTGGGACCAGACGGGCGGCCGGATCGACGGCTTCACCTGTGCAGCGGGCACCGGCGGCACGATTGCCGGCGTCGGCATGGGCCTTAAGGAACTGGACGAGAATGTCGTCATCGCCCTGACCGACCCGCACGGCGCGGCGCTGTACAATTACTACGCCAATGGCGAACTCAAGGCCGAAGGGTCTTCGGTTGCCGAAGGCATCGGCCAGGGCCGCATCACCGGCAATCTCGAAGGCGCGCCGATCGACACGCAGTTTCGCGTTTCCGACGAGGAAGGCTTGAAGTGGGTCGCTCGCCTGCTGCGCGAGGAAGGCCTGTGTCTCGGCCTGTCGAGCGGCATCAATGTCGGCGGCGCGGTCGAACTGGGCAAGCGGCTGGTGGCCGAAGGCCGCGAAAACCCGCGCGTGGTCACCATCCTGTGCGACACGGGCTTCCGCTATCTCTCGACGCTCTACAATGCAGAGTGGCTGGAGGCGAAGGGCCTGCCGGTGTTCGACTGGCTCGAAGGCACCGATTGA
- a CDS encoding division/cell wall cluster transcriptional repressor MraZ has product MQFGGYSGQAYSPAGDKGRFVLPPVFRKALKESSDGRVLCLMKHNKWDCLVGFGLSRKEELNDQLDREEEMAVRLGRDFDRDTRASQLFGFIEMPFDDSGRFVMPEHLRALGKIEDGLYFQGGGRFFTLWNPAELAKMDDEWAGAKAACESFLAEAKAKGK; this is encoded by the coding sequence GTGCAATTCGGAGGGTACAGCGGACAAGCCTATTCGCCTGCGGGCGACAAGGGCCGCTTTGTGCTTCCGCCGGTCTTCCGCAAGGCGCTCAAGGAATCCAGTGACGGCCGCGTGCTGTGCCTCATGAAGCACAACAAGTGGGACTGCCTCGTCGGCTTCGGCCTGTCGCGCAAGGAAGAGCTCAACGACCAGCTCGACCGCGAGGAAGAAATGGCCGTGCGCCTCGGCAGGGATTTCGACCGCGACACCCGCGCCAGCCAGCTGTTCGGCTTTATCGAGATGCCCTTCGACGACAGCGGCCGCTTCGTGATGCCGGAGCACCTGCGTGCGCTCGGCAAGATCGAGGACGGTCTCTATTTCCAGGGCGGCGGCCGCTTCTTCACTCTGTGGAACCCTGCCGAACTGGCCAAGATGGACGATGAATGGGCGGGCGCGAAGGCGGCCTGCGAAAGCTTCCTCGCCGAAGCGAAGGCGAAGGGCAAATGA
- the ccmA gene encoding heme ABC exporter ATP-binding protein CcmA: protein MQARLAAMDLACRRGERLLFRGLSFSCEPGAALQLAGANGIGKSSLIRILAGLLRPFAGQVESEGAMGLVDERLALDANLPLGQALAFWESLDGCRDAGRAFEVLQLDPLLDVPVRYLSTGQKKRAALARLLNRNCPIWLLDEPLNGLDTQAMKSVEALVALHCGRGGIAVVASHQPMALPDPQKIDLARFSA, encoded by the coding sequence ATGCAAGCGCGCCTCGCAGCAATGGACCTCGCCTGCCGCCGCGGCGAGCGGCTGCTTTTCCGTGGGCTGTCCTTTTCCTGCGAACCGGGCGCCGCATTGCAGCTCGCGGGCGCCAATGGCATCGGCAAGTCGAGCCTCATCCGCATCCTTGCGGGCCTGCTACGCCCGTTTGCCGGACAGGTCGAAAGCGAAGGCGCCATGGGTCTTGTCGACGAACGGCTGGCGCTCGATGCGAACCTGCCGCTGGGCCAGGCGCTCGCTTTCTGGGAAAGCCTCGACGGGTGCCGCGATGCGGGACGCGCATTCGAGGTGCTGCAGCTGGACCCGCTGCTGGACGTGCCCGTGCGCTACCTGTCCACCGGCCAGAAGAAACGCGCCGCGCTCGCCCGCCTGCTAAATCGCAACTGCCCGATCTGGCTGCTGGACGAGCCGCTGAACGGGCTCGACACGCAGGCGATGAAGAGCGTGGAGGCACTGGTGGCGCTGCATTGCGGGCGCGGCGGCATCGCGGTCGTCGCCTCGCACCAGCCGATGGCACTTCCCGATCCGCAGAAGATCGATCTGGCGAGGTTCTCGGCATGA
- the map gene encoding type I methionyl aminopeptidase — MTEYQVIDSEQTVYRDGTIKLHGPEGFEGMRKAGRLAAQILDELTDFVKPGVTTGEIDDLVRTMTLDGGAVPATMGYRGYAHSCCTSINHVICHGIPGDKALKDGDIINIDVTPLLDGWHGDTSRMYLVGDVPLKARRLVDVTYECLMLGIEAASQPGARLGDIGAVIEAHARQNRYGVVQEFCGHGLGRLFHDAPEVIHTGRKGTGPLLKPGMFFTIEPMINLGRPHAKMLSDGWTAVTRDKSLSAQFEHSIGITENGVEIFTESPKGLHKPPYA, encoded by the coding sequence ATGACCGAATACCAGGTGATCGACAGCGAACAGACCGTCTACCGCGACGGGACCATCAAGCTCCACGGGCCCGAAGGCTTCGAAGGCATGCGCAAGGCCGGACGGCTGGCTGCGCAGATCCTCGACGAGCTGACCGATTTCGTGAAGCCGGGCGTGACCACGGGGGAGATCGACGATCTCGTGCGGACCATGACGCTGGATGGCGGCGCGGTACCAGCGACCATGGGCTATCGCGGCTATGCGCACAGCTGCTGCACCTCGATCAACCACGTGATCTGCCACGGTATCCCGGGCGACAAGGCGCTCAAGGACGGGGACATCATCAATATCGACGTGACCCCGCTGCTCGACGGCTGGCACGGCGATACCAGCCGGATGTACCTCGTCGGCGACGTTCCCCTGAAGGCCAGGCGGCTGGTCGACGTGACCTACGAATGCCTCATGCTCGGCATCGAGGCGGCCTCGCAGCCCGGCGCGCGCCTCGGCGATATCGGCGCGGTGATCGAGGCGCATGCGCGCCAGAACCGTTACGGCGTGGTGCAGGAATTCTGCGGCCACGGTCTTGGTCGCCTGTTCCACGACGCACCCGAAGTGATCCACACCGGCCGCAAGGGCACCGGCCCGCTGCTGAAGCCGGGGATGTTTTTCACCATCGAACCGATGATCAACCTTGGCCGACCGCACGCCAAGATGCTGAGCGACGGCTGGACCGCCGTGACGCGCGACAAGTCGCTTTCGGCGCAGTTCGAACATTCGATCGGCATCACCGAGAACGGCGTGGAAATCTTCACCGAAAGCCCCAAGGGCCTCCACAAGCCGCCTTACGCTTAA
- the rsmH gene encoding 16S rRNA (cytosine(1402)-N(4))-methyltransferase RsmH, translating into MSAAPHIPVLLDEVIEALDPQPGDVVIDATFGAGGYTRALLERGATVHAFDRDPDAIAAGRTWRETGENPPRLILHPHRFSEMLDVMTSTGVARVDGVVMDIGVSSMQLDQAERGFAFSADGPLDMRMSQDGESAADFLNTADEAAIADVIYRYGEERQSRRVARAIVAARPLETTGELARVVRSALGHKPHDKKDPATRTFQAIRIHVNGELDELSQGLSAAEHLLREGGRLAVVSFHSLEDRIVKRFLREASSTPSASRHVPQAAQRDPVFIKVSKAIKPTDAEIERNPRARSSVLRHATRTATEAREAA; encoded by the coding sequence ATGAGCGCCGCGCCCCATATCCCCGTCCTCCTCGACGAAGTGATCGAGGCTCTCGACCCGCAGCCGGGCGACGTCGTCATCGACGCGACCTTCGGTGCGGGCGGCTATACGCGCGCGCTGCTGGAGCGCGGCGCGACGGTCCATGCCTTCGACCGGGATCCCGACGCAATTGCTGCGGGTCGCACCTGGCGCGAGACGGGGGAAAACCCGCCGCGCCTTATTCTCCATCCGCATCGTTTCTCCGAAATGCTCGACGTCATGACGTCGACCGGGGTGGCGCGAGTCGATGGCGTGGTGATGGATATCGGTGTGTCTTCAATGCAGCTTGACCAGGCGGAGCGCGGCTTCGCCTTTTCCGCGGACGGTCCGCTCGACATGCGCATGAGCCAGGACGGTGAAAGCGCGGCAGATTTTCTCAATACTGCCGACGAAGCGGCGATTGCCGACGTCATCTATCGCTATGGCGAGGAACGCCAGTCGCGCCGCGTGGCCCGCGCCATCGTCGCCGCGCGCCCGCTGGAGACGACCGGCGAACTGGCGCGCGTGGTGCGCAGCGCCCTGGGGCACAAGCCCCATGACAAGAAGGACCCAGCCACCCGCACTTTCCAGGCCATCAGGATTCACGTGAACGGCGAGCTCGACGAACTGTCCCAGGGGCTGTCCGCCGCCGAACACCTGCTGCGCGAAGGGGGCCGCCTTGCGGTGGTCAGCTTCCACAGCCTCGAAGACCGGATCGTCAAGCGCTTCCTGCGCGAGGCATCCTCAACCCCAAGCGCCTCGCGTCACGTCCCACAGGCGGCGCAGCGCGATCCGGTCTTCATCAAGGTTTCCAAGGCAATCAAGCCGACCGATGCCGAGATCGAGCGCAACCCGCGCGCCCGCTCCTCGGTCCTGCGCCATGCCACGCGCACGGCCACAGAAGCGAGGGAGGCGGCATGA
- a CDS encoding 2Fe-2S iron-sulfur cluster-binding family protein codes for MPRLIVTTREGETSEIEVEDGLTVMEAIRDNGFDELLALCGGCCSCATCHIHVDPAFADKLPKMSEDEDDLLESTDHRTETSRLSCQIPFTGDLDGMKVTIAPED; via the coding sequence ATGCCCAGGCTGATCGTCACCACCCGCGAAGGCGAGACGAGCGAGATCGAGGTCGAGGACGGCCTCACCGTAATGGAAGCGATCCGCGACAACGGCTTCGACGAGCTGCTGGCGCTGTGCGGTGGCTGCTGTTCGTGTGCGACCTGCCACATCCATGTCGACCCGGCCTTTGCCGACAAGCTCCCCAAGATGAGCGAGGACGAGGACGATTTGCTCGAATCGACCGACCACCGCACCGAAACCTCGCGCCTGTCGTGCCAGATCCCCTTCACCGGCGATCTCGACGGGATGAAGGTTACTATCGCCCCTGAAGATTGA
- a CDS encoding alpha/beta hydrolase translates to MRIRHLLPLAALALAVPGAAQLPQAEPYVLGQTYTVATEILEGESRKVTLRLPVEYEAEPERRFPVVYLLDGGPDQDFAHIAGIAQSREMNYSFEPFILVGIQSVNRRHELAPPVADPRPYERFLNATPGGSPAYRRFLREELKPLVEANFRTDGHDAIIGESLAALFVVETLLEDPELFDDYIAISPSLWWEAMKYGREAAGYFARHPAGKRRLYLTTANEGDWHREGTERLVAALRSDAPESLRWTFVDAGESETHGTLFHPMALDAFRTLYGTPSREYRGSPLIGGPAITERTAEEKALLERECTRDNSRAMTPGTAERGREALYYRCLLLELGPAPREGTLGD, encoded by the coding sequence GTGAGAATTCGCCACCTGCTGCCGCTTGCGGCACTCGCCCTCGCCGTGCCCGGTGCCGCGCAGCTTCCGCAGGCAGAGCCTTACGTGCTCGGCCAGACCTACACGGTCGCAACCGAAATCCTCGAAGGCGAGAGCCGCAAGGTGACCTTGCGCCTGCCGGTGGAATACGAGGCCGAACCCGAACGGCGGTTCCCGGTCGTCTACCTGCTCGACGGCGGACCGGACCAGGATTTCGCGCATATCGCCGGCATCGCCCAGAGCCGCGAGATGAATTATTCGTTCGAGCCGTTCATCCTCGTCGGCATCCAGAGCGTGAACCGGCGGCACGAACTGGCCCCGCCCGTGGCCGACCCGCGCCCTTACGAACGGTTCCTCAACGCGACGCCCGGCGGTTCGCCCGCGTACCGCCGCTTCCTGCGCGAGGAGCTGAAACCGCTGGTCGAGGCGAATTTCCGCACCGACGGTCACGATGCGATCATCGGGGAATCGCTTGCCGCGCTGTTCGTGGTCGAGACGCTGCTCGAAGACCCCGAACTGTTCGACGACTACATCGCGATCTCCCCCTCGCTATGGTGGGAGGCGATGAAATACGGACGCGAGGCAGCGGGCTATTTCGCGCGTCATCCGGCGGGTAAGCGCAGGCTCTACCTCACCACCGCGAACGAGGGCGACTGGCACCGCGAAGGGACCGAACGGCTGGTCGCGGCACTGCGCAGCGATGCGCCCGAGAGCCTGCGCTGGACCTTCGTGGACGCAGGCGAGAGCGAGACGCACGGCACGCTCTTCCACCCGATGGCGCTCGATGCCTTCCGCACGCTCTACGGCACGCCCAGCCGCGAATATCGCGGCAGCCCGCTGATCGGCGGGCCGGCGATTACCGAGCGCACGGCAGAGGAAAAAGCCCTGCTCGAGCGCGAATGCACGCGCGACAACAGCCGCGCGATGACGCCGGGCACCGCAGAACGCGGGCGCGAGGCGCTCTATTACCGCTGCCTGCTGCTGGAACTCGGCCCTGCCCCGCGGGAAGGGACGCTGGGCGACTAG